A single window of Ictalurus punctatus breed USDA103 chromosome 27, Coco_2.0, whole genome shotgun sequence DNA harbors:
- the snai3 gene encoding zinc finger protein SNAI3, translated as MPRSFLVKKHLSHKKPNYGTLDSQSGDPHTQVIPVLSSCSKLTSPHPDESFLPGPCLLNQAIRSVSQMSSICAVIEPQPLQDSRLPSEGHTYTLAVSQTQLRASEPAAPQRHHSDRALPDSVVSNVAVSLLGLASKGNIQEHFECFDCHKTYFTFSGLAKHRQLQCEWPCQKYFSCKYCDKEYVSLGALKMHIRTHTLPCVCKLCGKAFSRPWLLQGHIRTHTGEKPFSCPHCSRAFADRSNLRAHLQTHSDVKKYQCRSCSKTFSRISLLSKHEEAGCCLSS; from the exons ATCCTCACACACAAGTGATCCCTGTGCTGTCTTCGTGCTCCAAACTCACCTCTCCTCATCCTGATGAAAGTTTTCTCCCTGGTCCATGCCTATTGAACCAAGCCATAAGGTCAGTGTCACAGATGAGTTCCATTTGTGCCGTGATTGAACCGCAGCCTTTACAGGACTCCAGACTGCCTTCAGAAGGACACACTTACACCCTAGCCGTGAGTCAGACCCAGCTGAGAGCCTCTGAGCCTGCAGCACCTCAGCGTCATCATAGCGACAGAGCTTTGCCGGACAGTGTGGTGTCCAACGTTGCTGTTTCCCTGTTAGGACTTGCCTCGAAGGGCAACATCCAGGAGCACTTTGAGTGTTTTGACTGTCATAAAACCTATTTCACCTTTTCTGGCCTGGCCAAACACAGACAGCTCCAGTGTGAGTGGCCGTGTCAGAAATACTTCAGCTGCAAGTACTGTGACAAGGAGTATGTGAGCCTCGGCGCTCTGAAAATGCATATCCGCACACatacactgccctgtgtgtgtaagCTGTGTGGGAAAGCCTTCTCCAGGCCCTGGCTGCTTCAGggacacatacgcacacacacag GTGAGAAGCCATTCTCGTGTCCTCACTGCAGTCGGGCATTTGCTGATCGCTCTAACCTGCGTGCTCACCTGCAGACACACTCAGACGTTAAGAAGTATCAGTGCAGGAGCTGCTCGAAGACATTCTCCAGAATCTCACTTCTATCCAAACACGAGGAGGCTGGCTGTTGTCTGTCATCCTGA